A genomic region of Oryza glaberrima chromosome 1, OglaRS2, whole genome shotgun sequence contains the following coding sequences:
- the LOC127784384 gene encoding trihelix transcription factor ASR3-like encodes MSGAANATSPAAGAGTPRSRLPRWTRHETLVLLQARRAMEHRGRRSPQPVRLKWAAVSAYCRRHGVERGPMQCRKRWGNLSWDLKKIVAWEKNLAAVVSGAGDNAVAAGEGEGEAPPPPRLESFWDMRGEQRRARQLPSSFDREVYDALVGGHGAAPPSDFGEDLADGDGVDADELPPPPLMVMPISARKYVPPTASSQQECSDPATVSAKRGGAASDKNSTSQHDGGGGGGLKDSEATYGAGVGGEEGTTTATATATTTSIGRQVIEALERGNRMLGDQLEAQRAAWDAEREQRVALLAAVDKLAGAVCRIADKL; translated from the exons atgtcGGGCGCCGCCAacgcgacctcgccggcggcgggcgccggcaCGCCGCGGTCGCGGCTGCCGCGGTGGACGCGGCACGAGACGCTGGTGCTGCTCCAGGCGAGGCGCGCCATGGAGCACCGCGGGCGGCGGTCGCCGCAGCCGGTGAGGCTCAAGTGGGCGGCGGTGTCGGCCTactgccgccgccacggcgtcgAGCGCGGGCCCATGCAGTGCCGCAAGCGCTGGGGCAACCTCTCCTGGGACCTCAAGAAGATCGTCGCCTGGGAGAagaacctcgccgccgtcgtctccggcgccggtgacaacgctgtcgccgccggcgaaggcgaaggggaggcgccgccgccgccgcggctcgaGTCGTTCTGGGACAtgcgcggcgagcagcggcgcgcgAGGCAGCTGCCGTCGTCGTTCGACCGGGAGGTCTACGACGCGCTcgtcggcggccacggcgccgcgccgccgtcagaCTTCGGCGAGgacctcgccgacggcgacggcgtggacgccgacgagctgccgccgccgccgctcatggTCATGCCCATATCAG CGAGGAAGTACGTGCCACCTACTGCTTCATCTCAACAGGAATGCTCTGATCCAG CTACGGTGAGCGCCAAgagaggcggcgcggcgtcaGACAAGAACTCGACGTCGCagcatgacggcggcggcggcggcggcctgaaGGACAGCGAGGCGACgtacggcgccggcgtcggaggggaggagggcacgacaacggcgacggcgacggcgacgacgacgagcatcGGGAGGCAGGTGATCGAGGCCCTGGAGAGAGGGAACCGGATGCTGGGCGACCAGCTGGAGGCGCAGCGCGCGGCGTGGGACGCCGAGAGGGAGCAGAGGGtggcgctcctcgccgccgtcgacaagctcgccggcgccgtctgcCGGATCGCCGATAAGCTCTGA